AAGCGGGGTGAGAAATAATCATACTTCACGCTAAGTGCGCCTATTTCCATTTTGCTAAGGTTCAAGATATCGGTAACCGTGCTATTGATCATGGTAATTTCATACGATATGGCGTCTAGAAACTGGGGCTCAATGTGTTGGTCTACCCCTTCTTTTTTGAGAATATCGACCACGCCGATCAGTGATTCCAACGGTGCGCGTACCTCATGGCTGACACTGGCCAGCACGCTGGTTTTCTCTTCGGCCAACCTGCTGGTATGCTCTTTTTCAAAATTTAGCTTTCGTTCATACTGTCCGGCATTGTGTTGGTAGAAGAGAATGAATATAATCATGAAAAACATAATAATGAGCGCTGTGAGAAGATGGCTCCCGAAGATTCTCGCATTTTCTTCATGTAGCGCAAGATTCAGCTGTTCAGCGTGTTGCAGGTTGCTGCGCTCCAGGGCGATGATGTTATCGAAGCCCTCTTTGAGATTCTTCAAAAGCGTGTAGTTCGCTTGGATAAGCTCCCGCTCTTTCTGTCGCAGTGAGGAATAATCGCGTTGAAGCTGCACGATTTTGCGATCGTATGCACGATGTTTTTGGACGATGATCTTCTGCAGATTACTAAAGATGACCTCAAGCTGGTTGTTCCATACTTGTTCGTATTTATTTTGGAAAATTAGGGTGTCGTTTTTCGCTTTAAAGATTCTTTGAATCAGATTCCCTTTCTTCTGGACTAATGTGTCGGCACGAAGGTTAAGGAGTATGGTATCACGGAGCGTTCGGCTCAGGGTGGTGTCGGGGTCCAAAGAAACCGTCGGATCCATCCCGATGTCCTCCCTAGTGAGCAAAACAGGTAGGGAGTCCTGGGCGAAATAAATAAGCTCATTGACGTTCCTTTTCAAGGAAGCATATTCTCTTGCGAGATAATTTTTCTGTTTGATAGCTGCTGGTCCGGACTTCAGTGGCGCGTTCGGGATTGGTAGATGCAAAAGGGAATCGATGTCGTGGCTTATGGTGTCCAGCTTCGAGGTATACTCCCTGTATACACTATCGTTAAAATCAATGGTGTAAAGACGGAACAGGTTATCCGCCTCGCCATAGGTGGAGAACAGCCGGTACAGTGCCGATGATTTAGATTGGCCCGCGGTATATGCGGCATTTAACTGGTCTTTCACCTGTCGGTATTTTCGATATTGATAGATAAATACCGTACTTAGATAGATGAAAGACAGTAGTGTCGCGCCAATGAGGACCTTTCGCAAGAAAAAGGGCCTTTGGGTGTTATTCAACAAGCTCGGCATAGCTAAGTCTCGGTTAGTTAGTAATCAGCCGAATGACCGTTCTGGAGGACATTCGCTATAAAAGTATCAATTTGAAAATTAAAACACGATAAAAATGCGAAATCTATGCGCTGAACCGAAG
The DNA window shown above is from Sphingobacterium hotanense and carries:
- a CDS encoding hybrid sensor histidine kinase/response regulator; translation: MKDQLNAAYTAGQSKSSALYRLFSTYGEADNLFRLYTIDFNDSVYREYTSKLDTISHDIDSLLHLPIPNAPLKSGPAAIKQKNYLAREYASLKRNVNELIYFAQDSLPVLLTREDIGMDPTVSLDPDTTLSRTLRDTILLNLRADTLVQKKGNLIQRIFKAKNDTLIFQNKYEQVWNNQLEVIFSNLQKIIVQKHRAYDRKIVQLQRDYSSLRQKERELIQANYTLLKNLKEGFDNIIALERSNLQHAEQLNLALHEENARIFGSHLLTALIIMFFMIIFILFYQHNAGQYERKLNFEKEHTSRLAEEKTSVLASVSHEVRAPLESLIGVVDILKKEGVDQHIEPQFLDAISYEITMINSTVTDILNLSKMEIGALSVKYDYFSPRFLLQDLILLHAYHAEKKGLRILEHLNVPADLEIYSSAFRIKQIISNLLTNAIKYTPTGTVSLSCIWAERNRRQELIIKVADTGVGIAAAQQRDVFRQYYTTEAKNSKNGFGLGLYISKLLTQQLQGSLSLASTLGKGSTFTLRVPVEKSRQSLENTKKRQRSDLPQNMRIVLIEDNRINLIYLQHFFKDFPHVYSFENGKKALDFIRTEKIDLIITDLHMPETNGWDILQFVRTHPHLSNIPVLAFTADDLAIELAQLRDPGDLFDDILSKPLDEQEVVCKILKALGS